The DNA window TTCTCGCCGAGAAACCGAGTGCGCTTATTATTCAAATGTTAGGGCTTTTTTGAGAAAGGATGTCTCCCAGTGATTGATTCAGATGAAGATATACCCAAGGTAGTATCTGAAATTAATGAACGTATGCAGGCTCTTCACGACTATCTCGGTGATCGGAATCTGGGTGAGGCAAAAATCCGATTTCCGCGAGGCTATATTCGAACTTGCGCGTCACACAGACATAAGTATCAATTTCTATCGTGCCATACCCTAAAGAGCAATATTGCATATGCAAAATTAACTTCCGATATCTATCGCTGGCTCCTAAATAGGACTGATCTTTCTATCACAGCGAAGGAGATGATGATCAAGCAAGGGATTGCATTGGTTGGAACGGTTGCAGAAACAGTCGTTAAAGAGGTTTTGAAAGGCCAACCTGGAGGCGGAAGGAAGCAAAATTTTAAAAAGAAAGTGCAAAAGCTTTTGGATGATGGCGTCATCAATCAAGAGTTGCAGGCAGAACTCGAATGGCTTTGGGATACTCGGAATAACGTTCATATAATGCTTCTAACTGACAGAGAGTATAATAAATACGAGATAAAACATTACAATCGCGCCATAAAGGCAATGCAAAGTCTTCGGGTTGCCCTCGGTGGCTTGCCCTAACAAGGCCAAGCACCGCGACGTATTTTTCGTTGATTTTGGCGTTATGCATCTAGGGAGAGATTGTGCCAATAGCTGAAGTAACAGGAGAGTGGCTAGGTGGCTTATTCCGCCTGCTCGGAAACTTCTTTATTGAAAAAGTTTTGGAAGTCCTTGTTAAAGGTCTCGGCTATTCCGTATGTCGGATTTTTTCTAAGTCCGTAGACCAAGATGGCTTTGTGGTGGCAATAGTTGGCGTGTTTGCTTGGATTGTTATTGGGGTTTTAATCTACTTCGGCTACGAGTATTTTTCTACACAAGCGGCAATTGATAGCTGTTTAGATTCCGGTGGTAGATTCAATTATGACCAACAAATATGTGAGCGGCAAAATGCATAGCAATCGCGGGCAGTTGCCGCTGAAAAGCGCGGCGGGACAGTCAAAAGGCTGCGCTTTTTTGCCTGCCCCTGTCGCAGGGCGTTATATTTTTCGAGGTATGCATTGAAGCATCTATTTAATCTTCTCCTCATTCTATCCGCAGTGGCTCATGCGGCTGAGCTGCTGCTTGGAGAGGGCGTTCAGCCAGGTAAAGCTCGGGAAATCATATCTATGTTTAATTCCGGCGTACCCCTAATATCTAGTGGGGTCTTAGTAGATACACTTCCTGAAGGTGCAGGGGATCATATCCACTCCATCAATCTTAGTGACGGAAAGTACGTTGTACAAATAGACTCATTCATATGCACAAACTCATGGCACTACGTTAGTTGGTCTTGTGATATCAATACAATGAAATGTGCGTGGGTGGTAGACCCGGAGTATAAATGCAGGCAAATATAACAAGTCAATCAAAAGCGCGCCTACCGGCGCTGTAGCAGATATAGTAGACCCTTGCAATGTCTTTATATTTAGGAGTGCCGAGTGATATCTGACAAATCGGTTTTGTCACTTATGGCTCTGACGCCAACGGCGTGGCGCGCTCTAGAATCTGGCGTTAGCGTCCCTTGGGGGTTTGGTTGTGCCTGAAGATGATAAGGAGCGCCAATGGAATGACGCGCAAACGATGTCAATTTACCCGATCTCATTTTCTTCGTCGTATTTTATGGTGCCAATGTTATTTCGAAATGGCGACTGGGGGGTCGGATTATTACTGTTAATACCTTTGTTCTCTCTCATGCTAGTCCCTTTCTGGAAAAGAAATTTTTTCTATGAAAGATCAAAGAATATTCTAGTGGCATCATTTCTTAGCGCCAGTTGCATCGCCGGAGTCTTCATCTTCGAAAAATATGGGCCAGTAGCCAAAAATTCTCATAATTTAAGTTTTGTTTGTTTGGATTTTCCATTTTTCATTATAGCCTTGATTCCTTTTATAATTTTATGTCGGCAAGGTGATAAAGCTAATGAGCGAAACCAATTTTATGACGGTGGAACGTAATAAGATTAGGCCTGACCTGCTCCTCCATTGAAAGCTTGTGAATGAATGTAACCATTAGACCTGAGCTTCCGGCGGAATCCGAAGTGATTGGAATCGTGACGGAGGCCGCCTTTTCGGCATCGCCTTATGGCCACAACAATGAAGTGGGGATGTGCATTCCCTTCGGCAGGCAGATGCATTGTCGCTGTCTCTTGTGGCGGAAATGGCTGGAATAGTTGTTGGCCATGTCGCAGCTTCGCCGGTTCAGATCTCTGATGATGCTTTGCACTGGTATGGGTTGGGGCCTATATCAGTGCAGCCCGGTTTCCAGTGCAAAAGCAGATACCCGCCACGTAAGTCGAGTCTGTTAATGGGCTGCTGGGTTATAAAAGTCTGGGCGAAATCGCCATATTACATATTTTAAATTTGTAATATGGCATCTATACTGTGTTGAGGTCTTCGTGCTAATTCCTTCGGCCGGCAGACCCACAAATATCCGGCCCAGATAACAATAAAATGCCAGCGAGGTTTTGCGATGCAACAGAGTCTGTCACGCCCGGCCCACGTTCCCGAGCATCTGTTCTTTGATTTTGATATGTATGCGGATGGCCGCATTTCTGAGGAAGTGCACCGGGATTTCAAGCTTTTCCATCAGGACCTGCCCGATCTGTATTACACGCCTCATCATGGCGGCCATTGGGTGACCACCAGTTATGATCTGATCTCTCAGATGGTGCAAAACCCGGCGGTGTTTTCTGCTCGGGAAATGCAGTTTCCGCGCATTGAGAATCCACCGCTGTTTATTCCGCTCAACCTGGACCCGCCGGAAAATATTCCTTACCGGCAATTACTGATGCCCTTTTTCTCGCCGCGCAATGTGCGGCAGATGGAAGATAATGTGCGCCGCTGGGCGGCGGAGATTGTCGATCAGGTGGCGGATAAGGGCGAATGCGACTTTATGTACGACGTTGCCAAGGTGTTTCCGGTGTCCATTTTTATGGAGTTTATGGGGATGCCGCTGGCGCGTCTGCGGGAATTCCGCGAATTGGCCGAGGCCTTTTTCAAGGCGCACACCCAGGAAGAGTTTCACCAACTCACCGAGCAGATTGTGGGCATGCTGACCGAGGTGATTGAGCAGAAGCGCCGCGAGCCCGACGACAAGCTGATCAGTTATTTGCTGGGTCAGAAGATTGAGGGCAGGGCACTGCGCCTCGATGAAATCCAGAATATGTGTTACCTGCTGTTTTTAGGTGGCATGGACACGGTGACCAACGTGACCGGCTTTGCGTACCGACAGCTCGCCCAGGATAAGGCATTGCAGGCGCGTCTGGAGAAAGAACCCGAATGCATTGGTAATTTTGTGGAAGAGAGCCTGCGTTGTTTTGGGGTGGTGAACACCCCGCGATTGATCGTGCAGGATATTGAGATTGGCGGTGCGTCACTGAAAGCTGGCGAAATGATCTTGTGCTGCTTGCCGATGGCGGGGCGGGATGAGCGTCATAACAGTGACCCGCTGACCTTTAATATCGACCGGGAGAAGTTTGAATACCTCACCTTCTCCAAGGGCCCGCATCTGTGTGTTGGCCACTTTCTGGCCCGCGCCGAAATCCGCATTCTGACCGAAGAATGGTTTAAGCGGGTACCGGCTTTTGAGCTGGTGCCCGCTGCCGATCATGGCTGTCGGCTGGGTACCGTAATGGGCATCGACTCGCTGCCGCTGCAATGGTGATGTGCGCTGCATGGTTTGGCTATCTGCGTTGCTAGCCGCCATAAGGTGATCAATACACAAAAAAGCCGCGTCCATTTGGGCGCGGCTTTTTTTGGTAGCACTCGGTTTGAGGACAGAGCCGGCGTAAGCGTACGGGTGAGGGCTACATCAACTCCCAGTTCAGGCGAATGCCGTACACCGGGGGTGGCGCGAGGTATTCCACCCGACCGGCATCGCCGTGAATCTGTGAGGTGGCGTAGTGCTCGTCGGTCATGTTTTTGCCAAACACCGTTGCCCGAATGTTGCTGGCGTAGTGCAGAAAGCTCACGCTGGCATCCACCACGGTATAGGACTCCTGGTATGACACCGATGAGTTCTGGGCCAAAAAGTACAGGCCGCTGCTGTAATAGGCGCTGGCAGCAAACTCCAGCTCACCGGTGTCACCCAGTGCCACCACCTGGTTGGCGCCCAGATTAGTGGTCCATTCGGGGGTGCGCACCACCCGGTTGCCGGTGAAGTCGCCAAAGCCCATGTTGTATAGACCGGTGGTTTCGTCAAAGCCGCTGGCATTCTTGTAGTCGGTATATTCCGAATCCAGATAGGCCGCGCTGAGGGTAATCACTAGCCCGGGATTGCGCTCGGGTGCGGGTAGCCATTGGGAATCAACTTCGGCGCCGCGAATTTGCGCGCTGCCGGCGTTTTCCAGACTCACCGCGCCGCCACTAATCAGCGAAACAAACTGCACCTGCAGATCGTCGATGGTGTTTTCAAAGAGGGCGCCATTCAAGGTGAGGGAGCGGTCCAGCCATTGGGATTTCACCCCGAGTTCGATGCTGGTGACTTCCTCGGGGTCAACGTATTCCGGTTCGTCGTAAATATTGGTGGTGTTGAAGGTGCCGCTCTTGAAGCCAATGGTGTAGGAGCCGTAAATCATCAGATCGTCGGCGGGGTTGTAGGCCAGCGATACCTTGGGCGAAAAGTTGCTGGTCTCCTTTTCCGGGGTGCTGAAAAATAGCGCGTCGGTGCGGGAGCCGTCCAGATTGACCGCACCGATGCTGGACTCGATCACGTAGCGGCGCTCCTCTTGATAGCGCCCGCCCAGGGTCAGGCTGAAACTGTCGTTCAGGTGCACGGTGGACTGGGCAAAATAGGCGGTGGATTCCGTGCCCAGCAGTGATACCAGGCCCACCGACAAGCCGTCGGGCACACCGAAATCGGCGAGCACATCAATCAGCTGGGATGGCAGCGGAATGCCGTAGAGCTCGTTGTCGGAAATATCCAGGCTGGCCAGCGACAGGCGGTTGAGGGGGAAACCGGATTCCTGCTCCAGATGGTAGGCACCCACGATCCATTCCAGCCAGTCGGGGGCGCTGTCGTTGGAGACCAGCTGAATTTCCTGGGTGGTGACATCGGCAAACTGACCCTTGGCGTCAAAGGTGATGAAGGGCGCGTCGGAGCCGTCCTGGTCGTAAACGTTGTCGGTGGAAATATCCTGATCGCTGGCCAGCAGCTTGAGGTCGAACCAGGGCAGACGCCACTCAAACTGACCGTAGAGCACCTGGTTGTCCAGCGAAAAGTAGGAGGCGACATCCACATTGGCGTGGTAGTCCCGGGTTTCGGCCTCAACCTGAAGCGCCTGGGCCAATAGGCTGGGGGCGGTATTGGGCATCACCGTGCTGCCCAGGCCGTACTGCTGGTAGTCAATGTAGGCCAGATTCAGGTCGATATTGTCGGTGGGCGAAAAGCGCAGCTTGTAGCGGTAGCCGTCGGTGTTCTCTTGCGGAAACCCGGTGGTGCCACCATTGCCATCACCTCGGGTGCCCTTGTAATACTGATCGGCGGTACTGCGCACATAGGACACGCTGGAGGCCAGCATGTCGCCAACGGGGTAGCTCAGGTAGTAGCGCTGCTTCAAGGTGTCGAAACGGGATTTGATCAGTTGGGCTGAGGCCTCGGGCTCTATTCCCGGCGACTTGGTGATGATATTGATGGCACCACCCGTGGAGTTGCGACCGAACAGGGTACCCTGGGGGCCTTTCAGTACTTCAACCCGTTCCACCGCGCCAAAGGCCTGGGCCTGGCCATTGGCAAAGGGATAGTAAATGCCGTCGATATAGGTGGCGACACTGGGGTCAGAGTCGGGCAAAAAGGCGTCGGTGCCCACACCGCGAATATAGACCACGGCAAAGTTCACCGATTGGCCGTAGGTCAGGCCGGGGGTGAACTGAGCCAGCCCAACGGGGTCGTCGATACCCTTGGCATCCAGCGCCTGGGCTGAGAAGGCCGCCAGTGAGATAGGAACGTCCTGAATGTTTTCCTCGCGCTTTTGGGCTAGCACAACCACTTCTTCAATTAGCCGGTTGGCGGGTTTGGCCTTA is part of the Spongiibacter taiwanensis genome and encodes:
- a CDS encoding TonB-dependent receptor; translated protein: MKKMVTLFALLATSSYTHGQDAKAKPANRLIEEVVVLAQKREENIQDVPISLAAFSAQALDAKGIDDPVGLAQFTPGLTYGQSVNFAVVYIRGVGTDAFLPDSDPSVATYIDGIYYPFANGQAQAFGAVERVEVLKGPQGTLFGRNSTGGAINIITKSPGIEPEASAQLIKSRFDTLKQRYYLSYPVGDMLASSVSYVRSTADQYYKGTRGDGNGGTTGFPQENTDGYRYKLRFSPTDNIDLNLAYIDYQQYGLGSTVMPNTAPSLLAQALQVEAETRDYHANVDVASYFSLDNQVLYGQFEWRLPWFDLKLLASDQDISTDNVYDQDGSDAPFITFDAKGQFADVTTQEIQLVSNDSAPDWLEWIVGAYHLEQESGFPLNRLSLASLDISDNELYGIPLPSQLIDVLADFGVPDGLSVGLVSLLGTESTAYFAQSTVHLNDSFSLTLGGRYQEERRYVIESSIGAVNLDGSRTDALFFSTPEKETSNFSPKVSLAYNPADDLMIYGSYTIGFKSGTFNTTNIYDEPEYVDPEEVTSIELGVKSQWLDRSLTLNGALFENTIDDLQVQFVSLISGGAVSLENAGSAQIRGAEVDSQWLPAPERNPGLVITLSAAYLDSEYTDYKNASGFDETTGLYNMGFGDFTGNRVVRTPEWTTNLGANQVVALGDTGELEFAASAYYSSGLYFLAQNSSVSYQESYTVVDASVSFLHYASNIRATVFGKNMTDEHYATSQIHGDAGRVEYLAPPPVYGIRLNWELM
- a CDS encoding cytochrome P450, translated to MQQSLSRPAHVPEHLFFDFDMYADGRISEEVHRDFKLFHQDLPDLYYTPHHGGHWVTTSYDLISQMVQNPAVFSAREMQFPRIENPPLFIPLNLDPPENIPYRQLLMPFFSPRNVRQMEDNVRRWAAEIVDQVADKGECDFMYDVAKVFPVSIFMEFMGMPLARLREFRELAEAFFKAHTQEEFHQLTEQIVGMLTEVIEQKRREPDDKLISYLLGQKIEGRALRLDEIQNMCYLLFLGGMDTVTNVTGFAYRQLAQDKALQARLEKEPECIGNFVEESLRCFGVVNTPRLIVQDIEIGGASLKAGEMILCCLPMAGRDERHNSDPLTFNIDREKFEYLTFSKGPHLCVGHFLARAEIRILTEEWFKRVPAFELVPAADHGCRLGTVMGIDSLPLQW